In one Nitrospiria bacterium genomic region, the following are encoded:
- a CDS encoding alkaline phosphatase family protein produces the protein MIPQYKNFSFSNIPLAIRSLLEGTTTPHPLSGILDQAEINGKNSKKVVLFLLDGFGYLQWLKYAQHYEFLERVTKNGVVAPITTVFPSTTAASLTTIHSGLTPQEHGLPEWWVYFEEINKLVATLPFSAMGEEGPDSLLRSGVDPSLLFDGTTLYQTLKQSHISSYTFIRNSYAKSVYSNLVHRGSVTVPYINASDLFANLRKKLFETTSKNLFYVYWDSIDSISHRYGPHSEPYLAELNSFTYLLQNEFLEKIPKGAAQEVSIMVTADHGELNVDPEETIYLNAFPEIVSNFRCGPTGEKILPWGSPRDIYLAIQEKEIPNTVRILSERLQGKARIKLSLDAVKEGLFGKGVQHKQFKSRVGDILILPLENHTIWYEHIPGKKFGFYGAHGGLTPDEMLVPFAVANLSKLL, from the coding sequence GTGATCCCTCAATATAAAAATTTTTCTTTTTCAAACATCCCCTTAGCCATCCGCTCTTTATTGGAGGGCACCACAACTCCGCATCCCCTTTCCGGAATCCTTGACCAAGCAGAAATCAATGGAAAAAATTCAAAAAAAGTAGTCCTTTTTTTGCTGGATGGGTTTGGGTATCTTCAATGGTTAAAATATGCCCAACATTATGAGTTTCTCGAAAGGGTCACCAAAAACGGTGTAGTTGCCCCCATCACAACGGTGTTTCCATCCACCACCGCAGCAAGCCTAACCACCATTCATAGCGGTTTAACACCCCAGGAACATGGTTTACCTGAGTGGTGGGTCTATTTCGAGGAAATCAACAAACTGGTGGCAACCCTCCCTTTTTCAGCAATGGGTGAGGAGGGTCCCGATTCCCTTCTAAGATCTGGCGTTGACCCCAGCCTTTTATTTGATGGGACAACCCTTTACCAAACTCTTAAACAATCCCATATTTCCTCTTATACTTTTATTAGAAATAGTTATGCGAAAAGCGTTTATTCAAATCTGGTCCATCGGGGAAGCGTTACCGTCCCATACATTAACGCCTCTGATCTTTTTGCCAATTTAAGAAAAAAACTATTTGAAACCACCTCCAAAAATCTCTTTTATGTGTATTGGGACTCCATTGATTCCATTTCACATCGTTACGGACCTCATTCTGAACCTTATTTGGCTGAACTCAACAGTTTCACCTATTTACTTCAAAATGAATTCTTGGAAAAAATTCCAAAAGGGGCCGCTCAAGAGGTTTCAATTATGGTTACCGCCGATCATGGGGAACTCAATGTTGATCCGGAAGAAACCATCTATTTGAACGCTTTCCCGGAAATCGTCAGTAATTTCCGGTGTGGCCCAACAGGTGAGAAAATACTCCCTTGGGGAAGCCCTCGGGATATTTACCTGGCCATTCAGGAAAAAGAAATCCCTAACACGGTTCGTATTTTAAGTGAACGATTACAGGGAAAAGCGAGAATAAAATTATCCCTTGATGCGGTGAAGGAGGGACTATTTGGAAAAGGAGTTCAACACAAACAATTTAAAAGCCGAGTGGGGGATATCCTCATTCTTCCCCTTGAGAACCACACCATTTGGTATGAGCATATCCCCGGGAAAAAGTTCGGATTCTATGGTGCCCATGGAGGGTTAACACCCGATGAAATGCTGGTTCCCTTTGCCGTAGCAAACCTCTCCAAACTTCTTTAA